The Myxocyprinus asiaticus isolate MX2 ecotype Aquarium Trade chromosome 39, UBuf_Myxa_2, whole genome shotgun sequence genome window below encodes:
- the LOC127430141 gene encoding zinc finger protein ZFP2 isoform X2, whose translation MSMYKLFQSQTTLIISLLADTTKQEIHKAFISNLFESSNHLTMKPNDTQTQLLNSIMEKFAKEASWKICSLFRYCTAVPPVQAQMCLNNQDDLRTTSCQMGHDLDGKTYFYNQEFQDGVSVSVSPMKATAKLPAATSHLQHSSTELAQESNARLLVEYRAEEPIQTVFISDAFDDRSWSENQELPLQTSTEQPEIAQEKESFECEQCGKTFPKMLSLLQHKRVHSIVRPHSCEKCGKKFTMLRALENHLRKHTQTIEKKKFPCSKCGKSFRDLATHELVHAEVKPFTCDICGQGFTVKRSLYMHQRVHTGEKPYKCDTCGKCFSLIGTLNYHKRIHSNDRPIKCSHCNKSFKYHKLLKHHLRVHTGEKPHKCEICGKSFALSGTLKRHILTHTGDKPYVCEVCGRRFNQRSILNGHMQVHGEKRFMCEVCGKTFQYNYILRNHILTHNQIGNSGHKSNARRCDVCGKLLSSAYALKTHMQLHSDNSKPFPCKLCEKRYSSVHSLRMHEQFHKGEKPFKCELCGKAFSLRASYKTHIFCHSGERPHNCILCGKGFKLSSSLKMHFRTHTGEKPHKCETCGKAFHLSANLKRHKLVHTGEKPFTCGFCFKSFTQPNNLKAHMHIHTGKKPYTCSKCWKSFAYQRNYKSHKCAPVLENFQPTELHENIKVVISP comes from the exons ATGTCTATGTATAAGCTTTTTCAAAGTCAAACGACTCTGATCATCTCATTACTGGCGGACACGACGAAGCAGGAGATACACAAAGCTTTTATAAGCAACTTGTTTGAATCGTCTAACCATCTCACCATGAAACCAAACGACACTCAAACCCAGCTG CTGAATTCCATAATGGAGAAGTTTGCCAAAGAAGCATCATGGAAGATTTGCAGTCTCTTCAGATATTGTACGGCCGTTCCACCAGTTCAAGCACAAATGTGTTTGAATAATCAAGATGATCTGAGGACGACTTCATGTCAGATGGGACATGATCTGGATGGAAAAACATATTTCTATAACCAAGAGTTTCAAG ATGGTGTATCTGTCTCTGTGAGTCCTATGAAGGCAACGGCTAAATTACCAGCTGCAACTTCTCACCTGCAACACTCAAGCACAGAG CTTGCACAGGAGAGTAATGCAAGGCTTTTGGTGGAGTACAGAGCAGAAGAACCCATCCAGACAGTATTCATCAGTGATG CTTTTGATGACAGGAGCTGGTCTGAAAATCAGGAGTTACCGTTGCAGACATCAACAGAGCAGCCTGAAATTGCTCAAGAGAAAGAGTCTTTTGAATGTGAGCAGTGTGGAAAGACCTTTCCAAAGATGCTGTCGCTTCTGCAGCACAAACGCGTGCATTCAATCGTCAGGCCACACAGTTGTGAAAAGTGCGGGAAGAAGTTCACGATGTTAAGAGCACTAGAAAATCATCTCCGCAAACATACGCAGACCATCGAGAAGAAGAAATTTCCCTGCAGTAAATGCGGAAAGAGCTTTCGAGATCTTGCAACGCACGAACTGGTTCATGCGGAAGTCAAGCCATTCACTTGTGACATATGTGGACAAGGATTTACAGTCAAAAGAAGTTTATACATGCACCAAAGGGTGCACACGGgcgaaaagccatacaaatgtgATACTTGCGGAAAATGTTTCTCTCTCATAGGCACCCTGAACTACCACAAGAGAATTCATTCAAATGACAGGCCAATAAAATGCAGCCACTGCAATAAGAGCTTCAAGTACCACAAACTTTTAAAACATCACCTCCGTGTGCACACAGGAGAGAAGCCACACAAATGTGAAATCTGTGGCAAAAGTTTTGCGCTTTCCGGGACCCTCAAACGGCACATTCTCACTCACACCGGTGATAAGCCGTATGTCTGTGAAGTTTGTGGAAGAAGATTCAATCAGAGAAGTATTCTCAATGGCCATATGCAAGTACATGGAGAGAAGCGATTTATGTGTGAAGTCTGTGGGAAAACGTTCCAGTATAATTATATCCTGAGAAATCACATTCTAACACACAATCAGATTGGAAATTCAGGACATAAGAGCAATGCTCGGCGCTGTGATGTGTGTGGGAAGTTACTAAGCTCTGCATATGCGTTGAAAACGCATATGCAGCTGCATTCAGATAACAGCAAACCCTTTCCTTGCAAGTTATGCGAGAAGAGGTACAGCAGTGTGCATTCCCTTCGGATGCATGAGCAGTTTCATAaaggagagaaacctttcaagtGTGAGCTCTGTGGTAAGGCCTTTTCACTGAGGGCTTCTTATAAAACCCATATATTTTGCCATTCGGGAGAAAGACCTCACAACTGCATATTATGTGGGAAAGGATTCAAGTTGTCAAGCTCTCTGAAAATGCATTTTCGCACTCATACTGGTGAAAAACCTCACAAGTGTGAAACATGTGGGAAGGCCTTTCATCTATCTGCGAATCTGAAAAGACACAAGCTTGTGCACACCGGGGAAAAACCATTTACCTGTGGCTTTTGTTTCAAGAGTTTCACACAACCAAACAATTTGAAGGCGCACATGCATATTCATACTGGCAAAAAGCCATACACATGCTCCAAGTGTTGGAAAAGTTTTGCCTATCAAAGAAATTACAAAAGCCACAAATGTGCACCTGTTTTAGAGAATTTTCAGCCCACTGAACTCCATGAAAACATTAAGGTTGTAATATCACCCTAA
- the LOC127430141 gene encoding zinc finger protein ZFP2 isoform X1 has protein sequence MSMYKLFQSQTTLIISLLADTTKQEIHKAFISNLFESSNHLTMKPNDTQTQLLNSIMEKFAKEASWKICSLFRYCTAVPPVQAQMCLNNQDDLRTTSCQMGHDLDGKTYFYNQEFQEDGVSVSVSPMKATAKLPAATSHLQHSSTELAQESNARLLVEYRAEEPIQTVFISDAFDDRSWSENQELPLQTSTEQPEIAQEKESFECEQCGKTFPKMLSLLQHKRVHSIVRPHSCEKCGKKFTMLRALENHLRKHTQTIEKKKFPCSKCGKSFRDLATHELVHAEVKPFTCDICGQGFTVKRSLYMHQRVHTGEKPYKCDTCGKCFSLIGTLNYHKRIHSNDRPIKCSHCNKSFKYHKLLKHHLRVHTGEKPHKCEICGKSFALSGTLKRHILTHTGDKPYVCEVCGRRFNQRSILNGHMQVHGEKRFMCEVCGKTFQYNYILRNHILTHNQIGNSGHKSNARRCDVCGKLLSSAYALKTHMQLHSDNSKPFPCKLCEKRYSSVHSLRMHEQFHKGEKPFKCELCGKAFSLRASYKTHIFCHSGERPHNCILCGKGFKLSSSLKMHFRTHTGEKPHKCETCGKAFHLSANLKRHKLVHTGEKPFTCGFCFKSFTQPNNLKAHMHIHTGKKPYTCSKCWKSFAYQRNYKSHKCAPVLENFQPTELHENIKVVISP, from the exons ATGTCTATGTATAAGCTTTTTCAAAGTCAAACGACTCTGATCATCTCATTACTGGCGGACACGACGAAGCAGGAGATACACAAAGCTTTTATAAGCAACTTGTTTGAATCGTCTAACCATCTCACCATGAAACCAAACGACACTCAAACCCAGCTG CTGAATTCCATAATGGAGAAGTTTGCCAAAGAAGCATCATGGAAGATTTGCAGTCTCTTCAGATATTGTACGGCCGTTCCACCAGTTCAAGCACAAATGTGTTTGAATAATCAAGATGATCTGAGGACGACTTCATGTCAGATGGGACATGATCTGGATGGAAAAACATATTTCTATAACCAAGAGTTTCAAG AAGATGGTGTATCTGTCTCTGTGAGTCCTATGAAGGCAACGGCTAAATTACCAGCTGCAACTTCTCACCTGCAACACTCAAGCACAGAG CTTGCACAGGAGAGTAATGCAAGGCTTTTGGTGGAGTACAGAGCAGAAGAACCCATCCAGACAGTATTCATCAGTGATG CTTTTGATGACAGGAGCTGGTCTGAAAATCAGGAGTTACCGTTGCAGACATCAACAGAGCAGCCTGAAATTGCTCAAGAGAAAGAGTCTTTTGAATGTGAGCAGTGTGGAAAGACCTTTCCAAAGATGCTGTCGCTTCTGCAGCACAAACGCGTGCATTCAATCGTCAGGCCACACAGTTGTGAAAAGTGCGGGAAGAAGTTCACGATGTTAAGAGCACTAGAAAATCATCTCCGCAAACATACGCAGACCATCGAGAAGAAGAAATTTCCCTGCAGTAAATGCGGAAAGAGCTTTCGAGATCTTGCAACGCACGAACTGGTTCATGCGGAAGTCAAGCCATTCACTTGTGACATATGTGGACAAGGATTTACAGTCAAAAGAAGTTTATACATGCACCAAAGGGTGCACACGGgcgaaaagccatacaaatgtgATACTTGCGGAAAATGTTTCTCTCTCATAGGCACCCTGAACTACCACAAGAGAATTCATTCAAATGACAGGCCAATAAAATGCAGCCACTGCAATAAGAGCTTCAAGTACCACAAACTTTTAAAACATCACCTCCGTGTGCACACAGGAGAGAAGCCACACAAATGTGAAATCTGTGGCAAAAGTTTTGCGCTTTCCGGGACCCTCAAACGGCACATTCTCACTCACACCGGTGATAAGCCGTATGTCTGTGAAGTTTGTGGAAGAAGATTCAATCAGAGAAGTATTCTCAATGGCCATATGCAAGTACATGGAGAGAAGCGATTTATGTGTGAAGTCTGTGGGAAAACGTTCCAGTATAATTATATCCTGAGAAATCACATTCTAACACACAATCAGATTGGAAATTCAGGACATAAGAGCAATGCTCGGCGCTGTGATGTGTGTGGGAAGTTACTAAGCTCTGCATATGCGTTGAAAACGCATATGCAGCTGCATTCAGATAACAGCAAACCCTTTCCTTGCAAGTTATGCGAGAAGAGGTACAGCAGTGTGCATTCCCTTCGGATGCATGAGCAGTTTCATAaaggagagaaacctttcaagtGTGAGCTCTGTGGTAAGGCCTTTTCACTGAGGGCTTCTTATAAAACCCATATATTTTGCCATTCGGGAGAAAGACCTCACAACTGCATATTATGTGGGAAAGGATTCAAGTTGTCAAGCTCTCTGAAAATGCATTTTCGCACTCATACTGGTGAAAAACCTCACAAGTGTGAAACATGTGGGAAGGCCTTTCATCTATCTGCGAATCTGAAAAGACACAAGCTTGTGCACACCGGGGAAAAACCATTTACCTGTGGCTTTTGTTTCAAGAGTTTCACACAACCAAACAATTTGAAGGCGCACATGCATATTCATACTGGCAAAAAGCCATACACATGCTCCAAGTGTTGGAAAAGTTTTGCCTATCAAAGAAATTACAAAAGCCACAAATGTGCACCTGTTTTAGAGAATTTTCAGCCCACTGAACTCCATGAAAACATTAAGGTTGTAATATCACCCTAA